CCCCCGCAGAATAACAGCCGGATATTTCATGGTCAGCTTGGAACCGATGTTGCCGTCCACCCATTCCATAACTGCATTTTTGTGAGCCACTGCCCGCTTGGTCACCAGATTGTACACGTTTGGCGACCAGTTCTGAATCGTCGTATAGCGGACTCGTGAATTATCGAGACAAACAATTTCCACCACTGCGGAATGCAGCGAATCACTCGAATATTTAGGTGCGGAGCAGCCTTCCACATAGTGGACGAACGATCCTTCTTCCCCAATGATCAACGTCCGTTCAAACTGTCCCGCATTTTTCGTGTTGATCCGGAAATAGGCCTGCAGCGGAATTTCGACATGAACTCCTTTCGGCACCCAGATAAACGATCCGCCTGACCAGACAGCCGAGTTCAACGCCGCAAACTTGTTGTCAGAAGGAGGAATCACCGTGCTGAAATACTTTTTCACAATCTCCGGATGCTCTCTGACCGCCGTATCCATATCGGTGAAAATCACGCCAAGATCTTCCAGGTCTTTGCGCATGCTGTGGTATACGACTTCCGATTCGTACTGTGCGGTCACACCGGCCAAAAAGCTGCGTTCCGCTTCCGGAATTCCCAGTTTGTCGAACGTTTGTTTCACGGTATCGGGTACATCATCCCAGCTTTGTACCGCTTTGTCGGTGGGTCGAACGTAATAGTGGATATCATCAAAATCGAGTTCATCCAGATCTTTCGTCCACCACGGCATCGGCATTTTGGCAAAAATGTCATAGCTTTTCAGACGGAAGTCGGTCATCCAACCAGGCTCGTTTTTCATTTCGGAAATCATCTGGACCATTTCACGCGTGAGCCCTTTTCCCGATTTATACACATAGTTTTCCGGGTCTGAGAAGCCATATTTATAATCACTGACAATTTCAGACGCTGCGTTTTTGTTTACGATTTCCTCATTTGCTTTGGCCATTTTCGACACCCTCCTTTTTATCCAAGCCTTGTTCTAACGCTTTCCAAGCGAGCGTCGCACATTTGATCCGCACCGGGTATTTGGAGACACCCTGCAAAGCCTGCAGTTCCCCCAGGCCGCTGTAATCCCCTTCCACGCCTTTCATCATATCGTAAAAGCGGTCGATCAGTTGGCGCGCTTCTGCAATCGTTTTTCCTTTTAGCTTAACGGTCAGCATGGAAGCGCTCGATTGACTGATGGAACAGCCGTGTCCATGAAATTTCGCATCTTCCACCTTGCCTGTTTCGTCAACTTTCAAATGCACCCCGATCACGTCACCGCAAGTCGGATTTGCCAATTCCATGCCAACGTCATAATTTTCAATTTTACCGACGTTTCGGGGACGCTTGTAATGATCGAGGATCACGTCCTGATAGAGACTATCGAGTGACATATCCGAACATCTCCTTTACTTTTTGCAGAGCCGCCACTAAACGATCGATGTCCTGTTCATCGTTATAGATATAAAAACTGGCCCGGTTGGTAGCCGCCGTGTGCAGCCATTTGTGCAGCGGCTGCGCGCAGTGATGCCCCGCTCTGACAGCGACGCCTTCCGCATCCAGTACTGTCGATACATCATGCGGATGCGTGTCGTCAATATTAAAAGCGATCAACCCGGTACGCGGTTGACGCGGACCATAAAGTTCAATTCCTTCCACCTGGCTTAACCGGTCCCATGCATAGGCAAGCAATTGCTGTTCATGCTGATGCACATTTTCCATACCGAGTGCGTTCAGATAATCAATCGCCGCAGCCAGTCCGACTGCACCTACGATGTTTGGCGTTCCCGCTTCAAATTTGGCCGGCACTTCCGCCCAATTTGACTCATAATAATCCACCAGGCCAATCATGCTGCCGCCCATTTGAAAAGGCTCCATGTCGTCCAACAGTTCGCTTTTTCCATACAAAAATCCAATCCCCGTCGGACCGAGCATTTTGTGCCCCGATGCGGCCAGAAAATCGGCGTCCAGATCCTGCACATCGATTGCCATATGCGGAGCGCTTTGCGCCGCATCGACCACCACCACCGCACCTGCCGCATGCGCTTCCTGAACGATCTGTTTCGTAGGCGTGACCGTTCCCAGCACATTGGACGCTTGGGTAACCGCCACAATTTTAATATTCCCCTGTTTCAGAAAAGAACGGTACTGCTCCAGATTGAGATGACCTTCTTCTGTCAGTTCCACCATGTAGAGCTTGGCGCCTTTGATCTTGGCGATCTGCTGCCAAGGCACCAGATTGGAATGGTGTTCCAACAGGGTCACTACAATTCCGTCACCTGCTTGCAGTTTGTGAAGCCCGTACGCGTAAGCAACCAAATTGATTGACTCGGTCGTTCCCCGCGTGAATACGATATTTTCAACCTTCGGCGCATTCAGAAAACGTGCTACTTTTTCCCTTGCGCCTTCGTAAGCGCTGGTTGCCCGTTCTCCCAATGTATGCACGCCGCGATGCACATTGGAATGGCTCGTCGCATAATATTGTGACATCGCTTCCGCAACTTGCTTCGGAATTTGCGAACTGGCTGCCGAATCCAGATAAACTAATGACTTTCCATTGACTTGCTGCTGCAAAGCGGCAAAATCCTTTTTAATTTCCTGTACGTTGAACAAGGTTACCACCCCAACTTTCGATCCACGAGGGACTGTACCTCTTTACGCACCGATTCCACCGGAATGAGTTCAATGACGGAACCGAAGAAACCTTCGACAATCATTTTTTGCGCCTGTTTAAGCGAGATCCCCCGGCTTTGCAGATAAAACAATTGTGTCTCATCGATCCGTCCAACAGTCGCCGCATGGCCGGCGCCCGCTACGTCCGTTTCTTCGATCAGGAGACCGGGAATCGCATCCCCTTTTGCCCCGTCAGACAGAATCAGGCTGTTCTCCCGTTGGAAGGTGGAGGAACCTTTCGCACCCGGTTTGATATAACCAAGCCCGCGCCAGATCGTTTTTCCTTTGTCGCCCATGACGCCTTTGGCAAGAATATCAGAAAAGCTGTTGCGGCCTGTATGAATCATCTGTGCAGAAACGTCCAGCGATTGTTCATCAGAACCGAAGAACACGACAACCGCGTTTGATTGCGCTCCTTCTCCGTCAACGTAGGACGTATTTTCGGAACGGGCAATTTTACCCCCCAATTCGGCGGCCGCCCAGTTCACTTCCGCATCGCGTCCGATTTTGGCGCGGCGCGGATAGAAACTGTATATGCCCTGGTCAAAATTCTGCAATATTACATACGATACTTTTGCTCCATCTGCTGCAAAAATCTCAACAGCCCCGCTATGGATCGCATTCGAACCGCCAAGATCGGAAGCGGAGTACTCCAGAACGGTAAATTGGGAGAACGATTCGGCAACGATCAGCGTATGATTAAAAATCCCGACATTCGGTTGATCCCCATAAGTAAACAGTTGAATCGGCGTCTCAATGACCACGTTTTTAGGCACGTACAGGAACGCCCCGCCTGTTCGCAACGCGTAATGAAGGGCCGCAAATTTACTTTCTTTTGTGTTGTACAGTTGACCAAAATATTTCTCAACTTTATCCGGATGCTTGGCAATGGCCTCCTGCAGGCTGGTGAGAATCACTCCTTTAGATGCCAGATCGGGATTCAGTTTAGTTTCCGTTACATCGCTGTTGTAATGAACCAGCACACCGGCCGCATCAGGACTGATTCGGCTGCGCACGGAATCCGGCGTTTCTTTTTGATCGGCAAGCGGTACCAATGAATCAAGCGGCACTTCTTTCAGGCGAAGATTGCGCCATCCTTCATCTTCTTTCGGAAGATCCATCGATTCGTACGCTGCAAGCGCCTCCGTACGGATCTGTTTTGCCCACTTGGGTTCATTGAAACGATTTTCAAGCGTTGTTACGGCAGGTGAAATGGCAGAACTAATGACTTTCGACATGGTTTATACCTCCCCACCGACAGACACTTCGCTCCTAATCCAATCGTACCCCTTTTCCTCCAGCTCAAGAGCCAGTTCAGGGCCGCCGGAACGGACAATCCGTCCATCCAACATGACATGTACAAAGTCCGGTTTGATGTATTCAAGCAAACGATGGTAGTGGGTGATGACGAGTACACCGAGTTCGGGTCCGCGCAGGCTGTTCACACCGTCTGCAACAATTTTCAAAGCGTCTATGTCGAGGCCGGAGTCCGTTTCGTCCAGAATCGCAATTTTTGGCTCAAGCAGCGCCATCTGAAGAATCTCGTTTCGTTTCTTTTCACCACCGGAGAAACCTTCATTCAGGTTCCGGTTGGCAAATGACATATCCATTTTCATCATTTGCATTTTTTCTTGCATGATGGAATAAAATTCAAACACTTCCATTTCGGTGCCCTTCACTGCGTTATATGATTGACGCAGGAAGTTTTTCAACGGAACGCCGGGAATTTCAGCCGGATATTGGAAAGCAAGGAACAATCCGGCACGCGCCCGTTCGTCCACTCCCAGTTCCAGCAGGTTTTTACCATCGAGGGTCACTTCGCCCTGAGTCACTTCATAACGCGGATGACCGGAAAGCGTCATTGACAAAGTGGTCTTCCCTGTTCCGTTCGGACCCATTATGGCGTGCACTTCATTTCCTTTTATGGTTAAATTAAAACCTTTCAACACTTCTTTGCCTGCTACATTCGCGTGCAGGTCTTTAATGACGAGTTCTGCCATGTTTCAATACCCCCACTTAAACGTAATGTGATTTATTTTGTCTGTTCCAAATTCACTATCAGCTTGTCGCCCCTTTGGGCGATTTCCTGAAGCGTAATATTATCAAGCACGGAAACCATTGTATCCCGTAGTTTTTCCCAAACAAACTTGGTTGAACAGTTGTCAGTTTTGCTGCAACATTCTTCCGCATCCGCTTCCAGACACTCTACGGGAGCAATCGGCCCTTCCAACGCCCTGATAACTTCTCCTGCCGTTATATCAGCAGACGACCGGGATAAGGTGTAACCACCGCGCGGTCCGCGTACGCTGCTGACCAGTCCGGCCTTTCGCATCGAGAACAGAATCTGTTCCAGGAATTGTTCCGGAACCTGCTCGGCAGTCGCAATCGTTTTGATTGGTATCGGCCCCTCATTTTCTCGTTGCGCCAAATAGGCCATGGCGATCAACCCATAATGGCCACGGGCAGATAGTTTCAAATCCTATCCACCTCCTCCAAAATCTTCAGTGAATAAATTCCTGATTGTTTTAGTCAGGAATACTTCTAAGAAAGAAGCCAGGTTTTGCGAATCGCCCTGACTTAGAATGATAATATTCTCAACACATTATATTCCAAATAAAACGGAACCGCAAGATGTTTTACAAAAAAGCAACACAGAAATTATATTGCCCCAAACGGCACCGGCTATAAGTCAGATTGAACACTTCTCCAGAAAACTGCTGAATTCCTTATTGCGCGCCCAGTATGTAACCGAAGTATCAGCCGTCCGACGCCGTGTAACATCAAAGTCCCCATCTCTTGGAACAATCAGAATTTCTTCTTCTGAGTTCAACAAGATCGCAACTCCGTTACGGTTTGTATCGGGATTTTCCTGCATTCTTTTTTGCACAAAAGCGGAAGCGTTAAACCAATTTACAATCTGTCCGATTTCGGTTGGATTCGCATCCCGCCATTCGCCGTTTTCAAACAGCCGGACCGATTTTACATCAGATGCCTGAATCGGCTTATGTGTATCAAATTTGCGTGCCAATCTCATGAGCCAAAACGTAGGCAAACAAAAAAGCAGGGCCCCGATCAACGCCACCATATGCCAGGTCCAGTTAAATATCGTAAAAGACGACATGTGTAGGTCACTCCCAGTAAATGACGTAAGACGTATTCCGTATGTTAGTATAGCAAAAAAAGAGTAATTACGACATCTGCAATTGCCATCGTATTTGAATTTTGTGCGACACCGCATTATGATGATAATTGAAAGGTTTTAATCCAATTCACAAAATAAAAGAGGATCTTATGAGCGGAAAAGACCGGATATCAGAAATTCAGTATCTACGGGGCATCGCTTTTTGTGCGGTCGCTATGCAGCATGTTATCGGTGTCTACAATCAGGTGACGATCAGCCTCGGAGAATCAGTGATCCTCGCTGTTTTTTTGGAGTTGGTAAAATTTGCTGTGCCGACATTCGTGTTTATTACCGGACTTGTTCTTTTTTACAACTACAACGAAGGGGTTCGTTATCCTTCATTCATCTGGAAGCGCATCAAGGAAATCCTGATTCCATATCTGATCTGGTCAGTCCTATACGCGGTTTCGTTTCCGCCCGACAACCCATTTCACGTTTCGCCAATCAGGGAATTCACTCACCAATGGATAACGGGCACTGCATTTTACCATTTGTGGTTTGTCGTTATGATTTTTCAATTCTATTTGTTATATCCTCTGTTTCAGCGGTTGATGTTGTGGTTTCGGACAATCCGCAGGCAAATCTGGCTGTTGCTTGTCAGTGGAATACTGTACCTTGCCGTTCTGTGGGCTTCCCTTTATGCAATTCCGAGAGGCTTGATCCGCTTTGACAACCCGATTTTACACGCACTTTTGGATAAGTACCGGGATCGCAACTTCCTGCTCTGGTTTTTCTACTTCCTGTTAGGGGCGGTCGCCGGATTGTCTGTTTCCCGTTGGCGGGATTGGATCAAACGAATACATTACTGGAATATCCCTATTTTTCTGATTCTGTTTGCCTGGGTGACATCTATGCTGGCAAACAGCATCAACCTGTCAAATAAATTGAAATTGAATGCAAACATCGCCACCTCTCTCCGACCGTCGATGTTTTGGTTCTCCGTCAGCTCGATTGCGCTTGTTTATGTGCTGAGTGTTCAAATGTCGCAGCGGGAAAATTGGCTGAGCCATCTTACCGAGTCAATTGGTAAATATTCTTATGGTGCCTATCTGATACACGCTCTTGTTCTTCAAATGATCGGCGGCTTCATCGTTCGGTTGCCGATTCAGAATCATTTGTTCGGACTGCTACTCACGTTTGTCGGTTGTGTTCTGCTGTCGTGGTTGCTGACTTTCGCGCTTAGCAAACTGCCGTTTGGCCATCTGCTGGTTGGAACGACAAAAAAGAAGAAGCCGGCTTCCCCATTGCCCGCTTCTTCACATACGACAACCGGTTCAGTCTGATCCGCTTACGCAGCGGCCCCCGCAACATTTCGTATTAAGGAACCAGTACCAGTTTGCCGGTTGTTTGGCGACCTTCCATCAGATCCTGCACATTTGCCGCTTCTGCCAGCGGATAGACACCGCCAATTTGCACATTCAATTCGCCGCTTGTGGCCCACTTCAGCAATTCGGCCATACTTGGCTGATAACGGTTCGGGTCTTCCATCAGCTTGCTGAGGAAAAATCCGGTAACCGTTTGGTTTTTGGCCATCAGTTGATTGGGAACCAGCGTCCCCCGCTGCCCGCTCGCTGCTCCAAACACTACCATGCGTCCATAATCAGCCAGGCATTTCAGATTTTGCTGGATCATTTCACCGCCGACCATTTCAAGAATGATATCGACACCTTTACCGTTGGTGACATCCAATACCTGTTGCGGCCAGTCTTCTTTTGTATAATCGATTGTTACTTCGGCACCCGACTGTTTCGCCAGTTCCCGTTTTTCGGCTGTGCTGGCCGTTCCGATCACTTTGGAGGCGCCAAATTTTTTCGCTAACTGAACGGACAGCAACCCTACGCCACCTGCTGCGGCATGCACCAGCACCGTTTCTCCCTGCTTCAGGTGACCGGACGTGGTCAGTACGTGATAAGCAGTCAACCCTTGCAATGGGAGGGCAACCGCTTTGGAAAAATCCAATCCTGCAGGCACCGGAATCAGTCCGTTGGCATCGGCAATCGCGTATTCCGCATAGCCTCCGCCTCCATGCAGCAACGTGGCAACAGGCTGTCCGACCCATTTTTCGTCGACGCTAGGCCCTACCTCTTTTACAATCCCTGCCACTTCAAGACCCGGAGTGAACGGCAACGGAGTGGGCAGCACATACCGTCCGTACCGCCTGGAAATATCTGCATAGTTTACTCCGCACGCCTTCACTTCAATCAAAACTTCTCCCGAATCGGGCGTTGGCCTTTCCACTTCCTCGTACTGCAGCACTTCCGATCCGCCGTTCCGGTGAAACCGCACCGCTTTCATCCTGCTTCCCCCTCCATGATTAATGCTTCCACTCTCGGTCGATCGCAAACATATCTTCATGTGGATGCTGATCATCTTCAAACTGTATCGTAACGTGACCGATCCGGAACTTTTCAAGCACCACTTTCTCCAGTTGGCGAATCATCTGTTGGCTGTTCCGTATAGTCAGCTCTCCGTCTACGACAAGATGTCCGCTCATTGCATTGCGGTTGGATGTCAAACACCATATATGCAGGTCGTGAACCTCTTTGATACCGGGGACAGACTGAATCGTTTCCACCACTTCGTCAAAATCGATTTCGCGTGGAGTCCCCTCCATCAACACGATGTATGTTTCTCTCAAAACACGACATGCGCCAATCGCTACAATCAACGCGATTACGAAACTTAAAATCGGATCGAGGATGTACCAGCCCGTAAAATACATGATAATTCCTGCCACGATCACACCGGCAGAGGCGGCCGCATCCCCCATTACATGCAGCATCGCGCTTCTGATATTGATATTGTCCGATTCATCCCGCAGACCCAGTCCGATGTAAAGATTGACAACCACCCCAATTACAGCCGTCACGAATAATATCGCTCCTTCCACCGGCTGCGGATGCAACAGACGCTGATATCCTTCAAAACCCACATAAAAAACGATCACGATGAGAGTAATCGCGTTAAATAGCGCCGCCAAAATCGTGATTCGATGGCGGCCGTATGTCATGTTTTTGGAAGGGGGCGCCGTTGCCGCACGCATAGCAAAATAGGCCACGATCAAAGACATCACGTCGGTCAGCATGTGTGCCGCATCGGTCAACAGCGCCAGACTGTTTGCCCAAATCCCGCCGATCACTTCTACCGCCAATATGACAAATCCTAGAAAAATCCCTCGCTTCAGCTTATCGTGGGCGACATGCACATGTCCGCCTGCATGGAAATGGTCATGGTCATGTTTGTGGCCATGGCTATGATCATGGCCATGGTCGTGATCATGAAAGCGGCCATGATGGTCGTGGTCATGATGATGTGCGTGTTCATGATGCGGCATCGCCATTCACCCTCAATTTCAAAAATTCCCGATCGAAATCCGTTCAAATCAGCTTACAGAAAGACGGATCCCTTATACTTACGCAGCACGCCGATTGTTTGCAACATGATCTGTTACACATTGCTTGCCGAATATGCGAACCCAATTCCTTCGGTAAAGAAAACTTGGTTCATCAAGCCAAAGGCTTTGGCAAACCTCATTGTCTTGCGCATGGATGCGCTATGCCGACGTTGCGCTTTCGTCGACCGACAAGGACGTCGCGCTTTTAGTCGGCCTTCCTCTCATGTCGATAAGATAAAGCTAAATCCCTGTCCATCAAGAAAGAAGCGCTGCCGCCCGGCCTCGTCTGCGTAGCCACTTGGTAGCAGAGATAGCTCAAACTGGCGAAAAACAAGGAAACAAACGTGTTATGAAGCATTAACGAATCAACGCTCAACTTTGAGAGCACCAGATATCCGCCGCTAAAAATTTGTAAAATAAGAGTAATCACGCACAGAACACTTCCGATTACAAAATCACGGCGCTCCGGGTACCTCCGCTTCGTTACAATCAACAATGTCACAAACAGCAGGAGGCCTACAAGCGCTGCCAATCGATGCGTGAAACTGACTGCTACCTCGCCAACCAGATGATCGGGGATCACCCGTCCGTTGTTCAATGGCCAGGTCTCGATCGCCATCCCTGCATTGACACGCCTTACGTACGCCCCTAAATAGATGAGTCCATACACATAAACAAAAATCCCCCAGATGAAATTCCGGTACCCTTTTGAGATCCTGTAAGACGCCCCGCGTATCGAATGGTTCCCCTCAAATGTAATGACACAAAGCAACAATACGCTGGCAAATGCGATCAACGAGATTCCGAAGTGCAGCGCTAGAACGGCTTCCGACTGTTTCCAGATTACAGCCGCCGCTCCTAACACCGCTTGCACAAAAATAAAAAAGATGCTCAAAAAGCTCAGCCATTTGACATCCCGCCGTTGCCGATACGTCCGCCACATCCAAACGGCCAGAATCCCAACCATAATACCTACAATTCCCGTAATCGCACGATGGCTGTATTCAATCATGGAAGCCAATGTGGCCATCGGTCGAAATTCACCGTGACAGAGCGGCCAGGTATTGCCGCAACCGTCTTGCGATCCCGTATTGGTTACAAGCGTGCCCGCCATTAATACCAAAAACATCCCGATGGTCGTCAAGACAGAAAATATTTTCAGAGCCCTTTTCATGCAATCCCGTACCTCTCCCGTTGTATCTCGAATGTCTAATTTATTATATCAAAATGAAGCGCCCGCTTGTTGATTGTTCATAGACTGTTTTTTATGTGAAATATAACTATGCAAAATCATGCCTGTAATCACAAGAAACATCCCCAACCAGGACAACGCGGACGGAAGTGGACTAGCCAACATGATGACTTCTCCCGCAGCAGCAAACAGCACTTCCAAAGACTGTGTCGCTTCTACGGAAGCCAACTTTTGCATATTGCCCCTGACCATGTCGGTGGCCCGAAAAAAGAGGACCGTCGCAATCACCCCGGAACAAACTGCAACCAACACCGCTTGAATCGTTTGTTCTTTGCTTGGTGCGCCGACAGTAAATAAACCATAGAGGGAAAGCAGAAACCAGAATGGCAGACTCGCCAGCGTCATGCCCAATACACGCTGGTAAGTGTCTAAGCGGCCCTCGCATATGTCCATCATTTTACGGTTGCCGAGCGGATACGCAAATGAAGCGATAATGACAGGTATAACGCCTAACCACAAATTTTTGGAAGAAAAATGGTTTGCCTGTTCCACCTGCATAAGAGCTATGCCAACAAGAATAATGAATGACATGACAAGACCTTTAACCGGCACTTTCCCTCTAATTTTTACAGAACCATCTGGTGTTTTAATCGTCTCTGAAAAAAACGGTACAAGCAGGGAACCGGAAATAATGGTAATCTGCCACGTTCCGGCGATCAGCCAACCTGGTGAAAATTCAGCCGCAAAACATAAGGGCGCATAGAATAAGCCAAATCCAACAAAGCTCCATAAAAGCCATTTTCCTGGCTGATTTCGCATTTCTTGTAAAAGAGGGCGTAAATTATTTCTGCCTATCACAAGGAGCAAGAGCAACGGAACCATAAAAATATACCGAAGCGAAGCGCTCCAAATCCAGCTTCCGCCTGACAACGACATCGCCCGGTTCAGGACAAATGTAAAAGCGAAAAAGAAAGATGCCAAAACACCTAGAAAAATAGGACGCAATGAATCCACCTCAGTTTATCATTATACCTCATGTTCGTTTCCCTGAACTGACTTTCCCAACGTGAGCATCGCGGCTTTCCTCTTGTTCTTTGTTATAGGTGCGACATCTGGCGTTTTAACAGTAATTTACGAAACACGAGACCAATCACAACACCGACGAAAAGGAAAAAGAGGGGAAGCCAGACTGGCCCCCACAGGACACCCAGAATTTTTAAAGTGGGAGCATAAATCACACCTAGTGTACCGATATAGGCGGCCAAGACAAAAGGAAGATAGGAAAAAGGAGAATGGGGAGGACCTGCATCGGAGTACGCATCCCAGATCGCAAACATATATACGCAGGGATAGAACAGCAGCCACTGATAATCTGCAAGCGCAATAGCAGATTCAATCTCACCATGAAAACTTTCGAGAATGATCTGATTCAAGTTGGCTTTCCAATTAATAATAAACTCTAAAATAATAAATACAATTCCTTTCACATACTTGCCATTCCGCAACTGGCCAAATCCTGGCAGAGCGATGCTCCACAGCAAAACGCCGATTTTCCTGTCTGTACTCATCTCATTACGTCACCAAAAACCTGTCTTACATCCGAGCACCCGCTCATCTCGATTCACCTTTCTATGTTTGAGCCAATATTAATACGTAGTATTTCCTGTTTCAGGCCATTCATGTTGGCGTCTATACAGAAAACGGGATTCCTCCAAGTAAGCGGAAGTCCCGTTTGTACACGCTAAAATCTGACCCTTGCGAGGGTTACGCCGACTGCTGCGAATCGCCTGCTTCCGGTCTTCGGCGGAACACTATCTGTTCCAGCACTATACCTGCGATCACTCCTACAATCAGCCCATTGCCCAGAAGATCTGCCAAAACGGGATTGATGCCCTGCAATGCAGTTTTTGGCAAAAACATGACGCCAATTCCAAACATCAGACTCAATCCGATGGTCATTACATTGCGAGGCTCCATTTGCACCGTTTGCAAATCGCGCAGACCGAATCCGACCAACTGGGTAAACGTCACGAACAACACGGCATATCCCACAGGCACCGGGATTGCCGCAAACAGCAGCCCAATAAACGGAAAAAAGCCCAGCGAAATCATCAAAAATGAGGCGATCACAAACGGCAGCCGGGCGGCCATCCCGGTCATTTCAATCACACCTGCCGCAATCGACAAGGGAACAAGACCCACGACCCCTCCCATCCCCGATAAAAAATGGGCCACACCGGTCATTTGCCCACCTCTGTTCAAAGACCGTTTGGTCGGCTCTTCGCCTGCCGCTTTGGCAGTCACCGAAATGCTGGTGATCAAATTGCTAATCAAAATCAAGCCTGTCAAGATGGAGATAAACACAATTCCCCAATCTAAACGCGGGGTTCCCCAAAACAGCAGATGAGGAACGGTAAACCAGCTGTCCGCTTTTTGCACAGGGGCAGCCCAACCTAACAGAATATAAATCAGCCATCCGGTCAAAAGCGCAATCAAAATGGAAAACGTTCGAAACCATTTCCAGCGTGACTGGCTCAGCCAAATCGTCAGCGCCAACACCAGTAACGCGACCAGAGCTGTACCCGCTTGAATTTTGCCCGATTGGCCAACCCCCAGCATCCCCTGAACGAATGTACCGCTCATGGAAAACGGCAGAATCAGCATAAAACAGCCTGAAACAAGCGGGGTAAACAGGTTTCGCAAATAATTCACCAGACCGAACAGCCCTAAAAGGAAAAGAATCATTCCAATACACATTAAACCTGCTTCCAAACTTTGCCCGACCTGAACTGCGCTTAACCCTGAGGCCATTCCAATATTCACGACGATCAGAAAAATGCCCCACCACATGCCGGCCGGCCCCTCCATAATCGGATAGCGGTGCCCAAACCAAACTTGCAAAAGGGA
The sequence above is a segment of the Effusibacillus dendaii genome. Coding sequences within it:
- the sufB gene encoding Fe-S cluster assembly protein SufB, giving the protein MAKANEEIVNKNAASEIVSDYKYGFSDPENYVYKSGKGLTREMVQMISEMKNEPGWMTDFRLKSYDIFAKMPMPWWTKDLDELDFDDIHYYVRPTDKAVQSWDDVPDTVKQTFDKLGIPEAERSFLAGVTAQYESEVVYHSMRKDLEDLGVIFTDMDTAVREHPEIVKKYFSTVIPPSDNKFAALNSAVWSGGSFIWVPKGVHVEIPLQAYFRINTKNAGQFERTLIIGEEGSFVHYVEGCSAPKYSSDSLHSAVVEIVCLDNSRVRYTTIQNWSPNVYNLVTKRAVAHKNAVMEWVDGNIGSKLTMKYPAVILRGEGARAEITSIAFAGKDQHQDAGTKVFHLAPNTSSTIISKSISKAGGKTTYRGWVKVAENAHGSKLNVKCDALMFDEGSTSDTIPFMEINNDNVAIEHEATVSKVSEDMLFYLMSRGLSEEQATGLIVSGFIEPFSKELPMEYAVELNRLIELEMEGSVG
- the sufU gene encoding Fe-S cluster assembly sulfur transfer protein SufU, which translates into the protein MSLDSLYQDVILDHYKRPRNVGKIENYDVGMELANPTCGDVIGVHLKVDETGKVEDAKFHGHGCSISQSSASMLTVKLKGKTIAEARQLIDRFYDMMKGVEGDYSGLGELQALQGVSKYPVRIKCATLAWKALEQGLDKKEGVENGQSK
- a CDS encoding SufS family cysteine desulfurase, producing MFNVQEIKKDFAALQQQVNGKSLVYLDSAASSQIPKQVAEAMSQYYATSHSNVHRGVHTLGERATSAYEGAREKVARFLNAPKVENIVFTRGTTESINLVAYAYGLHKLQAGDGIVVTLLEHHSNLVPWQQIAKIKGAKLYMVELTEEGHLNLEQYRSFLKQGNIKIVAVTQASNVLGTVTPTKQIVQEAHAAGAVVVVDAAQSAPHMAIDVQDLDADFLAASGHKMLGPTGIGFLYGKSELLDDMEPFQMGGSMIGLVDYYESNWAEVPAKFEAGTPNIVGAVGLAAAIDYLNALGMENVHQHEQQLLAYAWDRLSQVEGIELYGPRQPRTGLIAFNIDDTHPHDVSTVLDAEGVAVRAGHHCAQPLHKWLHTAATNRASFYIYNDEQDIDRLVAALQKVKEMFGYVTR
- the sufD gene encoding Fe-S cluster assembly protein SufD; translation: MSKVISSAISPAVTTLENRFNEPKWAKQIRTEALAAYESMDLPKEDEGWRNLRLKEVPLDSLVPLADQKETPDSVRSRISPDAAGVLVHYNSDVTETKLNPDLASKGVILTSLQEAIAKHPDKVEKYFGQLYNTKESKFAALHYALRTGGAFLYVPKNVVIETPIQLFTYGDQPNVGIFNHTLIVAESFSQFTVLEYSASDLGGSNAIHSGAVEIFAADGAKVSYVILQNFDQGIYSFYPRRAKIGRDAEVNWAAAELGGKIARSENTSYVDGEGAQSNAVVVFFGSDEQSLDVSAQMIHTGRNSFSDILAKGVMGDKGKTIWRGLGYIKPGAKGSSTFQRENSLILSDGAKGDAIPGLLIEETDVAGAGHAATVGRIDETQLFYLQSRGISLKQAQKMIVEGFFGSVIELIPVESVRKEVQSLVDRKLGW
- the sufC gene encoding Fe-S cluster assembly ATPase SufC, producing the protein MAELVIKDLHANVAGKEVLKGFNLTIKGNEVHAIMGPNGTGKTTLSMTLSGHPRYEVTQGEVTLDGKNLLELGVDERARAGLFLAFQYPAEIPGVPLKNFLRQSYNAVKGTEMEVFEFYSIMQEKMQMMKMDMSFANRNLNEGFSGGEKKRNEILQMALLEPKIAILDETDSGLDIDALKIVADGVNSLRGPELGVLVITHYHRLLEYIKPDFVHVMLDGRIVRSGGPELALELEEKGYDWIRSEVSVGGEV
- a CDS encoding RrF2 family transcriptional regulator, which produces MKLSARGHYGLIAMAYLAQRENEGPIPIKTIATAEQVPEQFLEQILFSMRKAGLVSSVRGPRGGYTLSRSSADITAGEVIRALEGPIAPVECLEADAEECCSKTDNCSTKFVWEKLRDTMVSVLDNITLQEIAQRGDKLIVNLEQTK
- a CDS encoding acyltransferase, with the translated sequence MSGKDRISEIQYLRGIAFCAVAMQHVIGVYNQVTISLGESVILAVFLELVKFAVPTFVFITGLVLFYNYNEGVRYPSFIWKRIKEILIPYLIWSVLYAVSFPPDNPFHVSPIREFTHQWITGTAFYHLWFVVMIFQFYLLYPLFQRLMLWFRTIRRQIWLLLVSGILYLAVLWASLYAIPRGLIRFDNPILHALLDKYRDRNFLLWFFYFLLGAVAGLSVSRWRDWIKRIHYWNIPIFLILFAWVTSMLANSINLSNKLKLNANIATSLRPSMFWFSVSSIALVYVLSVQMSQRENWLSHLTESIGKYSYGAYLIHALVLQMIGGFIVRLPIQNHLFGLLLTFVGCVLLSWLLTFALSKLPFGHLLVGTTKKKKPASPLPASSHTTTGSV